One genomic region from Hyalangium ruber encodes:
- a CDS encoding ABC transporter ATP-binding protein, whose protein sequence is MSTVTEPIVSINDVTKDYHLGKVVVPALRGVSLQVYPGEFISIAGPSGSGKTTLLNLIGCVDTATGGVVKVAGQNTKALSERRLTDLRLHTIGFIFQSFNLVSVLSVFQNVEFPLLLQKKFSAHQRRDRVMALLEQVGLANHAKHRPSELSGGQRQRVAVARALVTQPQIILADEPTANLDSVTGQQIIDLMKEMNRERGTTFIFSTHDTKVMTHANAVVRLADGKILDRVTPAEAGMGMASTAEAH, encoded by the coding sequence ATGTCCACCGTCACAGAGCCCATCGTCTCCATCAACGACGTCACCAAGGACTACCACCTGGGTAAGGTGGTGGTGCCCGCCCTGCGCGGCGTCTCGCTGCAGGTGTACCCCGGAGAATTCATCTCCATCGCCGGCCCGTCCGGCAGCGGCAAGACGACGCTGCTCAACCTCATCGGCTGCGTGGACACCGCCACCGGTGGCGTGGTGAAGGTGGCCGGCCAGAACACCAAGGCGCTGTCGGAGCGGCGGCTCACCGACCTGCGGCTGCACACCATCGGGTTCATCTTCCAGAGCTTCAACCTGGTGTCGGTGCTCAGCGTCTTCCAGAACGTGGAGTTCCCGCTGCTGTTGCAGAAGAAGTTCAGCGCGCACCAGCGGCGCGACCGCGTCATGGCGCTGCTGGAGCAGGTGGGCCTCGCGAACCACGCGAAGCACCGGCCCAGCGAGCTGTCCGGCGGCCAGCGCCAGCGCGTGGCGGTGGCCCGCGCCCTGGTGACTCAGCCGCAAATCATCCTGGCGGACGAGCCCACCGCGAACCTGGACTCGGTGACGGGCCAGCAGATCATCGACCTGATGAAGGAGATGAACCGCGAGCGCGGCACCACCTTCATCTTCTCTACGCACGACACCAAGGTGATGACCCACGCCAACGCCGTGGTGCGGCTCGCGGACGGGAAGATCCTCGACCGCGTCACCCCCGCCGAGGCGGGCATGGGCATGGCCTCCACCGCGGAGGCGCACTGA
- a CDS encoding outer membrane lipoprotein-sorting protein: MTPRNLLSAALAAVLLTAPAAFALDAAEMKKILEVIDDRQRNGGDYKSLVYLEQKEKDKADTVREALVYRRDADDKLMILFTKPKGEAGKGYLRLDKNLWSYDPNVGKWERRTERERIAGTDSRRADFDESRLAEEYEPSYEGEEALGKFKAHKLALKVKPNIDAAYPVIHMWVDKDTNNILKRQEFALSGRLMRTLYYPQWQKLFSESKGAEVWYPQQIRIYDEVEKANSTIILIKTVDLRPLEANIFTKAWLESKSR; this comes from the coding sequence ATGACGCCTCGAAACCTGCTGTCCGCCGCGCTCGCCGCGGTGCTGCTGACCGCTCCGGCGGCGTTCGCGCTGGATGCGGCCGAGATGAAGAAGATCCTGGAGGTCATCGACGACCGCCAGCGCAACGGCGGCGACTACAAGTCGCTCGTCTATCTGGAGCAGAAGGAGAAGGACAAGGCGGACACCGTGCGCGAGGCGCTCGTCTACCGGCGCGACGCGGACGACAAGCTGATGATCCTCTTCACCAAGCCCAAGGGCGAGGCCGGCAAGGGCTACCTGCGCCTGGACAAGAACCTGTGGAGCTACGATCCCAACGTGGGCAAGTGGGAGCGGCGCACCGAGCGCGAGCGCATCGCCGGCACCGACAGCCGCCGCGCCGACTTCGACGAGTCGCGCCTGGCCGAGGAGTATGAGCCCTCGTACGAGGGCGAGGAGGCGCTGGGCAAGTTCAAGGCGCACAAGCTGGCGCTCAAGGTAAAGCCCAACATCGACGCGGCCTACCCCGTCATCCACATGTGGGTGGACAAGGACACCAACAACATCCTCAAGCGCCAGGAGTTCGCCCTCTCCGGCCGGCTGATGCGCACGCTCTACTATCCGCAGTGGCAGAAGCTCTTCAGCGAGTCCAAGGGCGCCGAGGTGTGGTACCCGCAGCAGATCCGCATCTACGACGAGGTGGAGAAGGCCAACTCCACCATCATCCTCATCAAGACCGTGGACCTGCGCCCGCTCGAGGCCAACATCTTCACCAAGGCGTGGCTCGAGAGTAAGAGCCGATGA
- a CDS encoding ABC transporter permease has product MSTLTLLLQVAFRNLFKSWVNLIIGGIIFFATFLVVFFGALLDSIDNSMSRSIIGSISGHIQVYSDKSKEELSLFGGMGGETDIAAVDSFLPIKTALEKHPNVQTVVPMGTNSALITSGNTVDLTLARLRDLYRKNAAEGETPERRAQIDSLKAHVRQLAELLQSELKTSSALMREEAVDPADVEALARARSDAFWADFDKDPLASLEFLENRLAPQVADGDLLYVRYVGTDLDAFQKSFDRMQIVDGQAVPSGQRGMLLSKFFYEEFLKLKTARRMDLIKEARDTNKKTIALDPLLQRYVKENSTQTREIVYQLDPIKTKEATARLQAILGSQETDVAKLLSTFLAVTDENFDERYKQFYEQLVPLLDLYRLKMGDSITITAFTRTGYVQSVNVPVYGTYQFSGLEKSPLAGAMNLMDLVSFRDLYGYLTEDKRAEIAQLKKKSGAAEVSRENAEEALFGESASNTLVADATPGQINESEQIDTTGAAVRSEDLLKRVYSKQEVEQGMVLSAAIILKDPEKLDQTLKELQASQELKDQKLRVVSWQKAAGLIGQFALMMRMVLWGIIVILFVVVLAIINNAVMMATIQRVREVGTMRAIGAQRTFILTMILLETVVLGMVFGGLGAGAGSALISYLGNVGIPAASEELYFFFSGPRLLPTLGFDNLLTAFFLVLGVSLFSTLYPAFMATRVSPVTAMQTDE; this is encoded by the coding sequence ATGTCCACGCTCACGCTGCTCTTGCAGGTGGCCTTCCGCAACCTGTTCAAGAGCTGGGTCAACCTCATCATCGGCGGCATCATCTTCTTCGCCACCTTCCTGGTGGTGTTCTTCGGCGCCCTGCTGGACAGCATCGACAACTCGATGAGCCGCTCGATCATCGGCTCCATCTCCGGGCACATCCAGGTCTACTCGGACAAGTCCAAGGAGGAGCTGTCGCTGTTCGGCGGCATGGGCGGTGAGACGGACATCGCCGCCGTCGACAGCTTCCTGCCCATCAAGACCGCGCTGGAGAAGCACCCCAACGTGCAGACGGTGGTGCCCATGGGCACCAACAGCGCGCTCATCACCTCCGGCAACACGGTGGACCTCACGCTGGCGCGGCTGAGGGACCTGTACCGGAAGAACGCCGCCGAGGGTGAGACGCCCGAGCGGCGCGCGCAGATCGACAGCCTCAAGGCGCACGTGCGCCAGCTGGCCGAGCTGCTCCAGTCCGAGCTGAAGACGAGCAGCGCGCTGATGCGCGAGGAGGCGGTGGACCCCGCCGATGTCGAGGCGCTGGCTCGCGCGCGCTCGGACGCCTTCTGGGCGGACTTCGACAAGGATCCGCTCGCCTCGCTCGAGTTCCTGGAGAACCGGCTGGCGCCCCAGGTGGCCGACGGCGACCTGCTCTACGTCCGCTACGTGGGCACGGACCTGGACGCGTTCCAGAAGAGCTTCGATCGCATGCAGATCGTCGACGGGCAGGCGGTGCCCAGCGGCCAGCGCGGCATGCTGCTGTCCAAGTTCTTCTACGAGGAGTTCCTCAAGCTGAAGACGGCGCGCCGCATGGACCTCATCAAGGAGGCGCGCGACACGAACAAGAAGACGATCGCGCTCGACCCGCTGCTGCAGCGCTACGTGAAGGAGAACTCGACGCAGACGCGCGAGATCGTCTACCAGCTCGACCCCATCAAGACGAAGGAGGCCACGGCGCGGCTCCAGGCCATCCTCGGCAGCCAGGAGACGGACGTCGCGAAGCTGCTGAGCACGTTCCTCGCGGTGACGGACGAGAACTTCGACGAGCGCTACAAGCAGTTCTACGAGCAGCTCGTGCCGCTGCTGGACCTGTACCGCCTGAAGATGGGTGACAGCATCACCATCACCGCCTTCACCCGCACCGGCTACGTGCAGAGCGTGAACGTGCCCGTCTACGGCACCTACCAGTTCAGCGGGCTGGAGAAGTCGCCGCTGGCGGGCGCGATGAACCTGATGGACCTGGTCTCCTTCCGCGACCTGTACGGCTACCTCACCGAGGACAAGCGGGCGGAGATCGCCCAGCTCAAGAAGAAGAGCGGCGCGGCCGAGGTGAGCCGCGAGAACGCCGAGGAGGCCCTGTTCGGCGAGTCCGCGAGCAACACGCTGGTGGCCGACGCCACCCCGGGACAAATCAACGAGAGCGAGCAGATCGACACCACCGGCGCCGCCGTGCGCTCCGAGGACCTGCTCAAGCGCGTCTACTCCAAGCAGGAGGTGGAACAGGGAATGGTGCTGAGCGCCGCCATCATCCTCAAGGACCCCGAGAAGCTGGACCAGACCTTGAAGGAGCTCCAGGCGTCCCAGGAGCTGAAGGACCAGAAGCTGCGCGTGGTGAGCTGGCAGAAGGCCGCCGGCCTCATCGGTCAGTTCGCGCTGATGATGCGCATGGTGCTCTGGGGCATCATCGTCATCCTCTTCGTGGTGGTGCTGGCCATCATCAACAACGCGGTGATGATGGCCACCATCCAGCGCGTGCGCGAGGTGGGCACCATGCGGGCCATCGGCGCTCAGCGCACCTTCATCCTGACGATGATCCTCCTGGAGACGGTGGTGCTGGGCATGGTGTTCGGCGGCCTGGGCGCGGGCGCCGGCAGCGCGCTCATCTCCTACCTGGGCAACGTGGGCATCCCCGCGGCCAGCGAGGAGCTGTACTTCTTCTTCAGCGGCCCGCGGCTGCTGCCTACCCTGGGCTTCGACAACCTCCTCACCGCCTTCTTCCTGGTGTTGGGCGTCTCGCTGTTCTCCACCCTCTACCCGGCGTTCATGGCCACCCGGGTGTCGCCGGTCACGGCGATGCAGACCGACGAGTGA
- a CDS encoding tetratricopeptide repeat protein: MAESEITGSIVPVARQQAMILLETGYIWLDMGKFDKAKEVFSGAAILMPKSEVPQLALGALEFSQGRHDKALQAYRAAQRLAPEASLPRAHAGEALLFMGKVPEAVKELKAAMDIEPDSDGARLAQALMDAKEAGALPPPKK, encoded by the coding sequence ATGGCGGAGTCGGAGATCACCGGCAGCATCGTTCCAGTCGCACGGCAGCAGGCGATGATCCTGCTCGAGACCGGCTACATCTGGCTGGACATGGGCAAGTTCGACAAGGCCAAGGAGGTCTTCTCGGGCGCGGCGATCCTGATGCCCAAGAGCGAGGTGCCGCAGCTGGCGCTGGGCGCGCTGGAGTTCTCCCAGGGACGCCACGACAAGGCGCTGCAGGCCTACCGAGCGGCCCAGCGGTTGGCTCCGGAGGCTTCGCTGCCGCGCGCGCATGCCGGCGAAGCGCTACTGTTCATGGGCAAGGTGCCCGAGGCGGTCAAGGAGCTGAAGGCGGCCATGGATATCGAGCCCGACAGTGACGGGGCGCGGCTGGCTCAGGCCTTGATGGATGCCAAGGAAGCGGGGGCGTTGCCTCCGCCGAAGAAGTAG
- a CDS encoding flavin monoamine oxidase family protein, protein MDRRSDVIVLGAGAAGLAAADRLTRAGLRVTVLEARDRVGGRVHTVADPLTGTPLELGAEFLHGKPPLLRKLTHREKLTVRPCNDRHVFFWRGQLHEWSEDFESTQALAEAEPPDRPVGELLRELAQTERWPPAKVALARSYVEGFYAASADTASAVAIAQMEQAAEALGGITPSRVLEGYGRVLEPLAEKLLKRPGTLWLNAVAEEIQWSRGHVRVRARNREGTPLGLFDARRAIITLPVGVLRARPPQRGAVRFTPRLPAKERAWSRLEMGPLMKVLLRFRSDFWRELPATRRYGFFHAPALPIPTWWTLEPHRSRHLVGWVGGPGALELSRLPEQQVLLKALKTLARIFNLPLLSMRAELESWRVVNWQKEPFTLGGYCVIPSGALDALEEIATPVQGTLFFAGEATNTDGEEGTVHGAMETGLRAARQVLEHR, encoded by the coding sequence ATGGACCGCCGTTCCGATGTCATCGTCCTGGGCGCGGGCGCCGCTGGGCTCGCCGCCGCGGACCGCCTCACCCGTGCCGGCCTGCGCGTCACCGTCCTCGAGGCGCGAGACCGCGTGGGCGGCCGCGTCCACACCGTCGCGGATCCGCTCACCGGCACACCGCTGGAGCTGGGCGCGGAGTTCCTCCACGGAAAGCCACCGCTGCTCCGCAAGCTCACCCACCGCGAGAAGCTCACGGTGCGCCCGTGCAATGACCGCCACGTGTTCTTCTGGCGCGGGCAACTGCACGAGTGGAGCGAGGACTTCGAGAGCACCCAAGCCCTGGCCGAGGCGGAGCCTCCGGACCGCCCCGTAGGAGAGCTGCTGCGTGAGCTCGCCCAAACCGAGCGGTGGCCTCCCGCCAAGGTCGCCCTCGCCCGCTCCTATGTGGAGGGCTTCTATGCGGCGTCCGCCGATACAGCCAGCGCGGTGGCCATCGCCCAGATGGAGCAGGCCGCCGAGGCGCTCGGAGGCATCACCCCCTCTCGGGTCCTGGAGGGCTATGGCCGGGTGCTCGAGCCTCTGGCCGAAAAGCTCCTGAAGCGCCCAGGGACGCTCTGGCTCAACGCCGTGGCCGAGGAGATCCAATGGTCCCGAGGGCATGTGCGTGTCCGAGCGCGCAACCGCGAGGGCACACCCCTGGGCCTCTTCGACGCCAGGCGGGCCATCATCACCCTGCCCGTGGGCGTGCTGCGCGCCCGTCCTCCGCAACGGGGCGCCGTGCGCTTCACGCCACGCCTTCCGGCGAAGGAGCGCGCCTGGAGCCGCCTGGAGATGGGGCCGTTGATGAAGGTACTCCTGCGCTTCCGCTCCGACTTCTGGCGAGAGCTGCCGGCAACCCGCCGCTATGGCTTCTTCCATGCCCCGGCCCTGCCCATCCCCACCTGGTGGACGCTGGAGCCCCATCGCTCCCGGCACCTCGTGGGCTGGGTCGGCGGCCCGGGAGCCCTGGAGCTCTCGCGACTGCCGGAGCAGCAGGTCCTCCTCAAGGCGCTGAAGACGCTCGCTCGCATCTTCAACCTCCCGCTCCTGTCCATGCGCGCGGAGTTGGAGAGCTGGCGCGTCGTCAACTGGCAGAAAGAGCCCTTCACGCTGGGCGGCTACTGCGTCATCCCCTCGGGCGCCTTGGACGCCCTGGAGGAGATTGCCACGCCCGTCCAGGGCACCCTCTTCTTCGCCGGAGAGGCCACGAACACCGACGGCGAGGAGGGCACCGTCCACGGTGCCATGGAGACTGGCCTGCGCGCGGCCCGCCAGGTGCTCGAGCACCGCTGA
- a CDS encoding sigma-70 family RNA polymerase sigma factor — MGFGDDKKAILEKYGPYVRSLAATVRKQFNAQLEIDELVAYGQIGLLEAADRFDPKVGANFLTFAHYRIKGAIFDGLRKMGILRGSDSRTAYAGERAAAYLGNLSDREQGGGNRGGSFDDDVNDISNAVTGLAMVLATSLEGMDAAGYVDESLPADQRLEMEQLKRRVRAAIDQLPDKERQLLQGYYFHGKTLEEAGAEIGQSKSWASRLHARAIERLKELLDEEEVPTSSDDARRQSHGGSDGRRLGRSDRAAEAAGSGRAAGEQAGALEVRRGSR, encoded by the coding sequence TTGGGGTTCGGGGACGACAAGAAGGCGATTCTCGAAAAGTACGGGCCCTATGTGCGCTCGCTGGCGGCGACTGTCCGCAAGCAGTTCAACGCCCAGCTCGAGATCGACGAGCTCGTAGCCTACGGTCAGATTGGCCTCCTCGAGGCCGCCGACCGCTTTGATCCCAAGGTTGGCGCCAATTTCCTTACATTTGCTCACTACCGCATCAAGGGCGCCATTTTCGACGGCCTGAGGAAAATGGGCATCTTGCGCGGCTCGGACTCCCGGACGGCGTATGCCGGGGAGCGCGCGGCGGCCTATCTCGGAAATCTTTCCGACAGAGAGCAGGGCGGAGGCAACCGCGGAGGGTCATTCGACGATGATGTGAATGACATCTCCAACGCGGTGACGGGGCTGGCGATGGTGCTGGCCACCAGCCTGGAGGGGATGGACGCGGCGGGGTACGTGGATGAGTCCCTGCCGGCGGATCAGCGGTTGGAGATGGAGCAGTTGAAGCGGCGGGTAAGGGCGGCGATCGATCAGCTCCCGGACAAGGAGCGGCAGCTCCTGCAGGGCTACTACTTCCACGGCAAGACGTTGGAAGAGGCGGGAGCGGAGATCGGACAATCGAAGAGCTGGGCGTCGCGGCTGCATGCGCGCGCCATCGAACGGCTCAAGGAACTTTTGGACGAGGAGGAAGTTCCCACTTCCTCTGACGATGCAAGGAGGCAGTCACATGGCGGCTCCGATGGCCGGCGTCTCGGCCGCTCAGATCGCGCAGCAGAAGCTGCAGGATCAGGGCGCGCAGCAGGTGAACAAGCAGGGGCCCTCGAAGTTCGACGGGGCTCTCGCTAA
- a CDS encoding ABC transporter permease → MSQILLIAFRNLLAHRRRTLLLGGAIAGVTAVLIILMGVTNGMKSTMLESATTLMSGHVNVGGFYKVTAGQAAPVVTGYPKLIEFIKKEVPELDYVSQRGRGWAKLVSDTGSMQVGVGGIDVESETGFRNVIQVRSGKLDDLKEPGTILIFEEQARKLDVRVGDVLTLSSPTMRGTNNTLDVRVVAIAANVGMMSSFNTFVPSKSLRDLYQLKDDTTGAVYLYLKDMQTIPAVQQRLREKLPAAGYTLMDNDPRAFWMKFEVVNREGWTGQKLDITNWEDEISFVRWVVQALGFITGFLTFVLLVIIAVGIMNTLWIAIRERTREIGTLRAIGMQRRRVLVMFMTEALMLSLTATLTGAATATALCLLVNAQQVKAPEVVQVMLLTEHWFLKVEPGSVVFAVALITVCAMIVSIIPSFLAARMKPVTAMHHIG, encoded by the coding sequence ATGTCCCAGATCCTTCTGATCGCCTTCCGCAACCTGCTGGCGCACCGGCGGCGCACCCTGCTGCTGGGTGGCGCCATCGCCGGCGTCACCGCCGTGCTCATCATCCTGATGGGCGTCACCAACGGGATGAAGTCCACCATGCTCGAGTCAGCCACCACGCTGATGAGCGGCCATGTGAACGTGGGCGGCTTCTACAAGGTGACGGCCGGCCAGGCCGCGCCCGTGGTCACCGGCTACCCGAAGCTCATCGAGTTCATCAAGAAAGAGGTCCCCGAGCTGGACTACGTCTCCCAGCGTGGCCGCGGCTGGGCCAAGCTCGTGTCCGACACGGGCTCGATGCAGGTGGGCGTGGGCGGCATCGACGTGGAGAGCGAGACGGGCTTCCGCAACGTCATCCAGGTGCGCTCCGGCAAGCTGGATGACCTGAAGGAGCCGGGCACCATCCTCATCTTCGAGGAGCAGGCCCGGAAGCTCGACGTGCGCGTGGGCGACGTGCTCACGCTGTCCTCGCCCACCATGCGCGGCACCAACAACACGCTGGATGTGCGCGTGGTCGCCATCGCCGCCAACGTGGGCATGATGAGCTCGTTCAACACCTTCGTGCCCAGCAAGAGCCTGAGAGACCTCTACCAGCTCAAGGACGACACCACCGGCGCCGTGTACCTGTACCTCAAGGACATGCAGACCATCCCCGCGGTGCAGCAGCGGCTGCGCGAGAAGCTGCCGGCAGCCGGCTACACGCTGATGGACAATGACCCGCGCGCCTTCTGGATGAAGTTCGAGGTCGTCAACCGCGAGGGCTGGACGGGGCAGAAGCTGGACATCACCAACTGGGAGGACGAGATCTCCTTCGTGCGGTGGGTGGTGCAGGCCCTGGGCTTCATCACCGGCTTCCTGACCTTCGTGCTGCTGGTGATCATCGCCGTGGGCATCATGAACACGCTGTGGATCGCCATCCGCGAGCGCACCCGGGAGATCGGCACGCTCCGGGCCATCGGCATGCAGCGCCGGCGCGTGCTGGTGATGTTCATGACCGAGGCGCTGATGCTCAGCCTCACCGCGACGCTGACCGGCGCCGCGACCGCCACCGCCCTCTGCCTGCTCGTCAACGCTCAGCAGGTGAAGGCGCCCGAGGTGGTGCAGGTGATGTTGCTGACCGAGCACTGGTTCCTGAAGGTGGAGCCCGGCTCCGTGGTGTTCGCTGTCGCGCTCATCACCGTGTGCGCGATGATCGTAAGCATCATTCCCTCGTTCCTCGCCGCGCGGATGAAGCCCGTGACGGCCATGCACCACATCGGGTGA
- a CDS encoding serine/threonine protein kinase: MIVVGDVSGSSSQEVAEALATRIGYPDGAPHLKEALDALAPGGNGNVGLGDLARKVQELHVPTALKFAKSQFYKEQQAKKSVAPLVQQPSVVSIPVVVPASNPGDIALKKLGLTCIRLLGKGGFGQVYLGEDVSKNRYAVKLAESPQEAKAEYEVMRALSHPGIPKVRRQFEASLVMDFIVGKEVKSLIPTSVGLACEVGVAVANILLYMHKAEYVHGDIKPANVMIDQKGKYLLIDYGEAKKLAGDTQARQELIAKDVRMLGNLIRRCLLGNNVGHTVPWPKRISSNLRTVIDQARKENTQTTLQWFIVTLSQYAREGMEHEGVVEEFEALYGSASGIDDDEIADKVRRRLNPTKPPSYIA, from the coding sequence ATGATTGTCGTTGGCGATGTCAGTGGGAGTTCTTCGCAGGAGGTCGCCGAAGCTCTGGCAACGCGCATTGGCTACCCAGACGGCGCGCCACACCTGAAGGAGGCACTCGATGCGCTGGCACCGGGTGGAAACGGCAACGTGGGGCTGGGCGACCTTGCCCGGAAGGTGCAGGAGCTCCACGTCCCCACCGCGCTGAAGTTCGCCAAGAGCCAGTTCTACAAGGAGCAGCAAGCCAAGAAGAGCGTTGCTCCGCTCGTACAGCAACCCTCCGTGGTGTCCATTCCCGTCGTGGTCCCCGCTTCCAACCCCGGCGACATCGCCTTGAAGAAGCTGGGCCTCACCTGCATCCGGTTACTCGGCAAGGGTGGATTCGGGCAGGTCTATCTGGGCGAAGACGTGTCGAAGAATCGCTACGCGGTCAAACTGGCTGAAAGCCCCCAGGAAGCAAAGGCCGAATATGAGGTGATGCGGGCGCTCAGTCATCCGGGCATCCCCAAAGTGCGCCGTCAGTTCGAAGCCTCGCTGGTCATGGACTTCATCGTCGGAAAAGAGGTCAAGAGCCTCATTCCAACGAGCGTCGGCCTTGCCTGCGAGGTGGGGGTCGCGGTGGCGAACATCCTGCTCTACATGCACAAGGCAGAATATGTCCACGGCGACATCAAACCCGCCAACGTCATGATCGACCAGAAGGGCAAATACCTCCTCATCGACTACGGCGAGGCAAAGAAACTCGCTGGGGACACGCAAGCACGCCAGGAGTTGATCGCCAAAGACGTTCGCATGCTGGGCAACCTGATCAGGCGCTGCCTCCTCGGCAACAACGTGGGCCACACCGTTCCCTGGCCCAAACGCATTTCCTCCAACCTCCGCACGGTGATCGATCAAGCCCGGAAGGAGAACACACAAACCACGCTGCAGTGGTTCATCGTCACTCTCTCCCAGTACGCCCGGGAGGGGATGGAGCACGAAGGGGTGGTGGAAGAGTTCGAGGCGCTTTACGGAAGCGCCTCGGGCATCGACGATGACGAGATTGCCGACAAGGTCAGGAGGCGGCTGAATCCCACCAAGCCCCCGTCCTACATCGCGTAG